Proteins encoded in a region of the Haloarcula sp. CBA1129 genome:
- the glmM gene encoding phosphoglucosamine mutase has product MQVFGSSGVRGVAGDELTPRYVLRVAQAAGDVWRDDHDRVAIARDTRTTGRTFINAATSGLTTVEFDVDRLGVVPTPGLQAYCEREAVPGVMITASHNPAAYNGVKLIGADGVELTRGTLDRVEQSLRDDTPAYADWETVGSDTAIESARRRYREQVLSAVDRDRIADADLTIVVDPGHGAGSLTSPDLFRELGCEVHTVNTQPDGHFPGRDPEPVAENLEDLRAFVRATDADLGFAHDGDADRGMFVDETGTHIEGDAALAALTAAEIEAGDGVVSAVNASQRLVDVVENAGATLSLTPIGSTYIVSRIRKLQNEGTHVAIAGEGNGGILFPDYRIARDGAFTAAKFLELVAERPASEVAADYDDYYNVRRNLEYETEDEREAMLEGIEAHANEATADLDTTDGYRLDYGDGWVLARPSGTEPVVRVYAEARALDRAEELAETMVSRATQQRDTYSGE; this is encoded by the coding sequence ATGCAAGTGTTCGGGTCGAGTGGCGTCCGAGGTGTCGCGGGCGATGAGCTGACACCGCGGTACGTCCTTCGGGTTGCACAGGCCGCCGGGGACGTCTGGCGTGACGACCACGACCGCGTGGCAATCGCCCGTGACACGCGGACGACCGGACGGACGTTTATCAACGCCGCGACAAGCGGGTTGACGACCGTTGAATTCGACGTCGACCGCCTCGGCGTCGTCCCGACACCGGGGCTACAGGCCTACTGTGAGCGTGAGGCGGTCCCGGGCGTGATGATTACCGCGAGTCACAACCCCGCCGCGTACAACGGGGTGAAGCTCATCGGCGCGGACGGCGTCGAACTGACGCGGGGGACGCTCGACCGCGTCGAACAGTCGCTCCGAGACGACACCCCGGCCTACGCGGACTGGGAGACAGTCGGGTCCGACACCGCTATCGAGAGTGCTCGCCGCCGATACCGCGAGCAGGTGCTGTCTGCCGTCGACCGCGACCGTATCGCCGACGCCGACCTCACTATCGTCGTCGACCCCGGCCACGGCGCTGGGTCCCTTACCAGCCCCGACCTGTTCCGCGAACTCGGCTGTGAAGTCCACACCGTCAACACTCAGCCCGACGGCCACTTCCCCGGCCGCGACCCCGAACCCGTCGCAGAGAACCTCGAAGACCTGCGGGCGTTCGTTCGCGCGACCGACGCCGATCTCGGATTCGCCCACGACGGCGACGCCGACCGCGGGATGTTCGTCGACGAGACCGGGACACACATCGAAGGCGACGCCGCGCTGGCCGCGCTCACGGCGGCAGAAATCGAGGCCGGCGACGGCGTCGTCTCGGCAGTCAACGCCTCACAGCGGCTGGTCGACGTGGTCGAGAACGCCGGCGCGACCCTTTCGCTTACTCCCATCGGCTCGACGTACATCGTCAGCCGCATCCGCAAACTGCAAAACGAGGGGACACACGTCGCCATCGCCGGCGAGGGCAACGGTGGCATCCTCTTCCCCGATTACCGTATCGCCCGGGACGGCGCGTTCACTGCCGCGAAGTTCCTCGAACTCGTCGCCGAGCGACCCGCAAGCGAAGTCGCTGCGGACTACGACGACTACTACAACGTCCGTCGGAACCTCGAATACGAGACCGAAGACGAGCGCGAAGCGATGCTCGAAGGCATCGAGGCCCATGCAAACGAGGCGACGGCCGATCTGGATACGACGGACGGCTACCGCCTCGACTACGGCGACGGCTGGGTGCTTGCTCGACCGTCCGGGACAGAGCCCGTCGTCCGGGTCTACGCAGAAGCGCGCGCACTCGACCGCGCCGAAGAACTCGCAGAGACGATGGTCAGCCGGGCGACCCAGCAGAGAGACACCTACAGCGGCGAGTGA
- the pyrE gene encoding orotate phosphoribosyltransferase: protein MANDELIAALRDADAVKFGEFELSHGGTSNYYVDKYVFETNPDCLNLISESFAERIAEWDTDATLAGVALGAVPLVAVTSVETGIPYVIARKQAKEYGTGNRIEGDLTDGEEVIILEDIATTGQSAVDAAEALREAGAVVNRVLVVVDREEGASENLADHDLELSPLVTASDLLADAPDDIDA from the coding sequence ATGGCAAACGACGAACTCATCGCAGCCCTGCGGGACGCTGACGCCGTCAAATTCGGGGAGTTCGAACTCTCCCACGGTGGCACATCGAACTACTACGTCGACAAGTACGTCTTCGAGACCAACCCCGACTGTCTGAACCTGATCTCCGAATCCTTCGCCGAGCGCATCGCCGAGTGGGACACGGACGCCACACTCGCTGGCGTCGCCCTCGGCGCGGTCCCGCTGGTCGCGGTCACCAGTGTCGAGACCGGCATCCCCTACGTCATCGCCCGAAAGCAGGCCAAAGAGTACGGCACGGGCAACCGCATCGAAGGCGATCTGACCGACGGTGAGGAGGTCATCATCCTCGAAGACATCGCGACGACCGGCCAGAGCGCGGTCGACGCCGCCGAGGCGCTCCGCGAGGCCGGTGCTGTCGTCAACCGCGTGCTCGTTGTCGTCGACCGCGAGGAAGGGGCCAGCGAAAACCTCGCCGACCACGATCTCGAACTCTCGCCGCTCGTGACCGCTTCTGATCTGCTCGCCGACGCGCCCGACGACATCGACGCATAG
- a CDS encoding glutathione S-transferase N-terminal domain-containing protein — MANLELYELEGCPYCAKVIKKLDELGLDYDSHMVPRSHGERTEVKEVSGQTGVPVLVDTDNGVDGMPESDDIVEYLEETYGQ, encoded by the coding sequence ATGGCTAATCTCGAACTCTACGAACTTGAGGGCTGTCCGTACTGTGCGAAAGTAATCAAGAAACTCGACGAACTGGGCCTCGACTACGACTCCCACATGGTCCCGCGGTCCCACGGCGAGCGGACCGAAGTGAAGGAGGTTTCGGGACAGACCGGCGTTCCCGTCCTCGTCGACACGGACAACGGCGTCGACGGGATGCCTGAATCCGACGACATCGTCGAATATCTCGAAGAAACGTACGGGCAGTAG
- a CDS encoding transcriptional regulator: MSRSALVENVMAMLEDAGFLVSDRCAIRPKSFDIAARRGEDVLLLKILGNIDAFDAQTGGEMRRLGTYLNATPIVIGLRTRDEELKPGVVYFRHGVPVLSPDTAMDLFVEEVPPLIYAAPGGLYVNIDSEILADVRENRDWSLGRLAKELGVSRRTVSKYEDGMDASVEVAAELEDLFDAPLTSPVSVLDGAEEVRDDEPTPDDPDVAPEDEPIVTVFTRIGFEVHPTDRAPFKSVNESDDQHGQVLAGHSAFTETAEKRARIMSSVGEVTRTRSVYVVDELRRESVEGTALIEKEEMENIEDAVDLRDLIMERGEDREEVA, from the coding sequence ATGTCACGGTCGGCGCTGGTAGAAAACGTCATGGCGATGCTCGAAGACGCTGGCTTCCTCGTCAGCGACCGCTGTGCGATTCGTCCGAAGAGTTTCGACATCGCTGCCCGTCGCGGTGAGGACGTGTTGCTCCTGAAGATACTGGGCAACATCGACGCCTTCGACGCACAGACCGGCGGCGAGATGCGGCGACTGGGCACGTATCTGAATGCCACGCCGATTGTGATCGGACTCCGCACACGGGACGAGGAACTGAAACCGGGCGTCGTCTACTTCCGCCACGGCGTCCCTGTGTTATCACCCGACACCGCGATGGACCTGTTCGTCGAGGAGGTCCCCCCGCTCATTTACGCCGCCCCGGGCGGGCTCTACGTCAACATCGACTCCGAGATTCTTGCCGACGTGCGCGAGAACCGCGACTGGTCGCTCGGTCGGCTGGCGAAGGAACTGGGCGTCTCCCGGCGGACAGTCTCGAAATACGAGGACGGAATGGACGCCTCCGTCGAAGTGGCCGCCGAACTCGAAGACCTGTTCGACGCGCCGCTGACATCGCCAGTGAGCGTCCTCGACGGCGCCGAGGAGGTCCGCGACGACGAGCCGACACCGGACGACCCCGATGTCGCGCCGGAGGACGAGCCGATTGTGACGGTGTTCACCCGTATCGGCTTCGAGGTCCATCCGACGGATCGCGCGCCCTTCAAGAGCGTCAACGAGAGCGACGATCAGCATGGACAGGTCCTTGCCGGACACTCCGCGTTCACCGAGACAGCCGAGAAGCGGGCCCGCATCATGTCTTCGGTCGGCGAGGTGACCCGAACCCGGTCGGTGTACGTCGTCGACGAACTCCGACGGGAGTCCGTCGAGGGGACCGCCCTCATCGAAAAGGAGGAGATGGAGAACATCGAGGACGCCGTCGATCTGCGGGATCTGATTATGGAACGCGGCGAGGACCGCGAAGAAGTAGCCTGA
- a CDS encoding tRNA(Ile)(2)-agmatinylcytidine synthase yields the protein MTVVGLDDTDSRERGMCTTYAAATLAESIRDAGGTVERLLLVRLNPAVKHKTRGNAALAVHTDLDADTTLALAEDVLDMAETDDPRTNPGAIVADCKPEAVPPQVATFARETIRSIQDPMAATTLADVVGFARCQRGNGRGLVGALAAVGAWAELSDWTYEHIAYRERDRWGTERTVDAESVRAAAEEYYPDVWDTVDRTSGYPVCVPRTPCPILYGIRGDDPDACRAVADAIDSEPVARRATFVTNQGTDVHLRDATLDAVTADSASRVTGDVVAAPETRPGGHVFLTLEGDGATLDCAAFEPTKAFRDRVRSLRVGDRITACGEVSDGTLKLEKFAVRDLVRTESVTPDCPDCGRSMKSAGRNQGYRCRDCGTSADGKTEQSIERGLERGWYEVPPVARRHIAKPLVRGGFDAPTHPSR from the coding sequence GTGACTGTCGTCGGCCTCGATGATACGGACTCGCGCGAACGGGGAATGTGTACGACCTACGCCGCCGCCACCCTCGCCGAGTCGATTCGGGACGCTGGGGGGACTGTCGAGCGACTGCTCCTCGTCCGGCTGAATCCCGCCGTCAAACACAAAACCCGCGGGAACGCGGCGCTTGCGGTGCATACGGACCTCGATGCCGACACGACGCTTGCACTGGCCGAGGACGTGCTCGACATGGCCGAAACTGACGATCCCCGGACCAACCCCGGCGCTATCGTCGCCGACTGCAAGCCGGAAGCTGTCCCGCCGCAGGTCGCAACGTTCGCCCGTGAGACGATCCGGTCGATACAGGACCCGATGGCGGCGACGACGCTAGCTGACGTGGTCGGGTTCGCCCGCTGCCAGCGGGGCAACGGTCGCGGGCTCGTCGGTGCACTCGCGGCGGTCGGGGCTTGGGCCGAACTATCGGACTGGACCTACGAACACATCGCGTACCGCGAGCGGGACCGCTGGGGGACCGAACGGACGGTCGACGCCGAGAGCGTTCGCGCCGCGGCCGAGGAGTACTACCCCGACGTGTGGGACACCGTCGACCGCACGTCGGGCTATCCGGTCTGTGTCCCGCGGACGCCGTGCCCGATTCTCTACGGGATTCGCGGCGACGACCCCGACGCCTGCCGTGCTGTCGCCGACGCCATCGACAGCGAACCCGTCGCCCGCCGGGCGACGTTCGTGACGAATCAGGGGACGGACGTGCACCTACGGGACGCGACCCTCGACGCGGTCACGGCCGACAGCGCCTCCCGCGTCACCGGCGACGTGGTCGCCGCGCCCGAGACACGGCCGGGGGGACACGTGTTCCTCACGCTCGAAGGCGACGGCGCGACCCTCGACTGTGCGGCCTTCGAGCCGACGAAGGCGTTCCGCGACCGGGTCCGTTCGCTCCGGGTCGGCGACCGAATCACTGCCTGTGGTGAGGTGAGCGACGGGACGCTCAAACTGGAGAAGTTCGCGGTCCGTGACCTCGTTCGGACCGAGTCCGTCACGCCGGACTGCCCGGACTGCGGCCGGTCGATGAAATCCGCCGGCCGGAATCAGGGCTATCGATGCCGGGACTGCGGGACCAGCGCCGACGGCAAGACTGAGCAGTCTATCGAGCGGGGACTGGAACGCGGCTGGTACGAGGTACCGCCGGTCGCACGCCGCCACATCGCGAAGCCGCTGGTCCGCGGCGGGTTCGACGCACCCACCCACCCGTCTCGTTGA
- a CDS encoding pyridoxal-phosphate dependent enzyme, translating to MRTCSVCDREYLRDEPWRCSCGEPLDYATQPLPNSRPDQFSRTSGVWDFVDFLPMRERVSLGEGWTPLVDAPEWDASFKLEYLHPTGSFKDRGAATVIAEALVVGADRVLEDSSGNAGLAVASYAARAGLDAEIYVPEGAKEAKVRRIERTGADVVPVAGSRESVTAACIDAVESGPGWYASHAWNPAFFAGTATTAYEIAAQRDWNVPDAVVTPLGHGTLFLGLYRGFRALEQAGWTDAMPRILGAQAVGYSPIAAEDGSVTDADAANDLADGIHIRDPPRAHQIRHAIEATGGAAVAVSAAATEREHARLGAAGFHVEPTCATATAALTQFREQGELRGGDDVVVALTGRND from the coding sequence ATGCGCACCTGTAGCGTCTGCGACCGGGAGTACCTCCGTGATGAACCTTGGCGATGTTCCTGCGGGGAACCACTTGACTACGCCACCCAGCCGCTGCCTAACAGCCGACCGGACCAGTTCTCGCGGACCAGCGGTGTCTGGGACTTCGTCGACTTCCTCCCGATGCGCGAGCGGGTCAGCCTCGGCGAGGGCTGGACGCCACTGGTCGATGCGCCCGAGTGGGACGCCAGCTTCAAACTGGAGTATCTCCACCCGACGGGGAGCTTCAAGGACCGCGGCGCGGCGACGGTCATCGCCGAAGCCTTGGTGGTCGGGGCCGACCGCGTACTCGAAGACTCCTCGGGAAACGCTGGGCTTGCAGTCGCATCCTACGCGGCACGGGCGGGCCTGGACGCGGAGATATACGTCCCCGAGGGCGCGAAGGAAGCGAAGGTTCGCCGCATCGAGCGGACCGGAGCCGACGTGGTCCCAGTAGCGGGGAGTAGAGAGTCCGTAACCGCGGCCTGTATCGACGCCGTGGAGAGTGGACCGGGCTGGTACGCCAGCCACGCTTGGAACCCAGCCTTCTTCGCTGGGACAGCGACAACCGCCTACGAAATCGCCGCCCAGCGGGACTGGAACGTCCCGGACGCTGTCGTCACACCGCTTGGTCACGGGACGCTGTTTCTCGGCCTCTATCGCGGATTTCGGGCACTGGAACAAGCTGGATGGACAGACGCTATGCCACGCATACTGGGGGCGCAAGCGGTCGGATACAGTCCCATCGCTGCCGAAGACGGCAGTGTAACGGATGCCGACGCTGCAAACGACCTCGCCGACGGGATCCACATCCGGGACCCGCCGCGTGCCCATCAAATACGGCATGCCATCGAGGCAACCGGTGGCGCCGCCGTCGCCGTCTCCGCGGCGGCAACGGAGCGGGAACACGCCCGCCTCGGTGCGGCTGGGTTTCACGTCGAACCTACGTGTGCGACGGCGACTGCGGCGCTAACCCAGTTCAGAGAGCAAGGAGAACTCCGGGGCGGTGACGACGTGGTTGTTGCGTTGACCGGGCGAAACGACTAG
- a CDS encoding succinylglutamate desuccinylase/aspartoacylase family protein — MVTFGTATAAPGEKDTGRLEVGETRDGSTFGLPVAVVNGVDDGRTLYIQAASDGDELNGVGVIQQVLPQLDPTELSGTILVCGVVNYHAFQVAEHRNPVDDTKMNRAYPGDKTGTSSERIAAATFNAAISADYVLDLHQGSTSQMIDEVRVRCGTRHRLHEECLELAKVFGCGYILDQKGPDGQLARAAPDEGVPTIDPELGGCVGWDERSIQRGVDGVFNVLNYYGFLDGHHDTRPQTRASGFEQYGSPVGGLLDLKPDLGDRVSRGETLFEVTDVFGEPKAEITADSSGVFWRARRLPQVATGEYVCSVGTNIDTY, encoded by the coding sequence ATGGTTACTTTCGGTACGGCGACCGCTGCCCCCGGTGAGAAAGACACGGGGCGGCTGGAGGTCGGTGAGACCCGCGACGGGTCGACGTTCGGGCTACCGGTCGCCGTCGTCAACGGTGTCGACGACGGACGGACCCTCTACATACAGGCGGCCAGCGACGGCGACGAACTGAACGGCGTCGGCGTCATCCAGCAGGTGCTCCCACAGCTCGATCCGACGGAGCTGTCCGGGACGATTCTGGTCTGTGGCGTCGTGAACTACCACGCCTTTCAGGTCGCCGAGCACCGCAACCCGGTCGACGACACGAAGATGAACCGGGCGTACCCGGGCGACAAAACGGGGACATCGAGCGAGCGCATCGCCGCGGCAACGTTCAACGCCGCCATCAGCGCCGATTACGTGCTCGACCTGCACCAAGGGTCGACCTCGCAGATGATCGACGAAGTGCGGGTCCGATGTGGCACCCGCCATCGCCTCCACGAGGAATGCCTCGAACTCGCGAAGGTGTTTGGCTGTGGCTACATTCTCGACCAGAAAGGCCCCGATGGGCAGTTGGCCCGCGCTGCCCCTGACGAGGGCGTTCCGACAATCGATCCCGAACTCGGCGGCTGTGTCGGCTGGGACGAACGGTCCATCCAGCGGGGCGTCGACGGCGTCTTCAACGTCCTGAACTACTACGGCTTCCTCGACGGCCACCACGACACGCGCCCACAGACCCGCGCCTCCGGGTTCGAGCAGTACGGTTCTCCCGTAGGCGGCCTTCTCGACCTCAAGCCCGACCTCGGCGACCGTGTCTCCCGCGGTGAGACGCTGTTCGAAGTGACTGATGTGTTCGGCGAGCCGAAGGCCGAAATCACCGCCGACTCCAGCGGCGTGTTCTGGCGTGCCCGCCGGCTCCCGCAGGTCGCGACCGGCGAGTACGTCTGCTCGGTCGGAACGAACATCGATACCTACTAG
- a CDS encoding potassium channel family protein, whose product MDPTGTVEYEPVSVKQVLAEMKDTAELLIDLSYSAVLLGSDDVAAEVLELEEKMDVLQLRARMSLLMACRSTADAESLAPVLGMVGAAEKISDAAGDIAKIVLEDIGLPDTMRAALPEAVETLVRATVGSDSPLADETLGDLNLETETGVRALAIRRQGNWLLNPDRETRLEAGDVVLFRGPEDGIAEVYQDASGDVYEPPEPPEGGVRDLERAVDSIVLMKDMGELAVDLAYGAVLFDSTEVAEEVVELEAEVDALQSRFEAWTLRAAADIDDPVSLRGLVHLARSTEVISDAALEMSEGVLRGLSTHPVVAEAVQESDEVIVRTTVYPDSDLAGTTIGDAEVKTATGMRIIAIRRGAGESERTGREGGDWVVSPGPETQIQTGDVLIAKGTRTGGGRLTELAEG is encoded by the coding sequence ATGGACCCGACAGGGACGGTCGAGTACGAACCGGTCAGCGTGAAGCAGGTGCTGGCCGAGATGAAAGACACCGCCGAGTTGCTCATCGACCTCTCGTACTCGGCCGTCCTGCTGGGGAGCGACGACGTCGCCGCGGAGGTGCTGGAGTTGGAGGAGAAGATGGACGTACTCCAGTTGCGTGCACGCATGAGTCTCCTGATGGCCTGCCGGTCGACGGCGGACGCGGAGTCGCTAGCCCCTGTTCTGGGGATGGTCGGAGCGGCGGAGAAAATCAGCGACGCCGCCGGCGATATTGCCAAAATTGTGCTCGAAGATATCGGCCTGCCGGACACGATGCGGGCAGCCCTCCCCGAGGCAGTCGAGACGCTCGTGCGGGCGACCGTCGGGTCGGATTCGCCGCTGGCCGACGAGACGCTTGGGGACCTGAACCTCGAAACCGAGACGGGCGTCCGCGCGCTGGCAATCCGCCGGCAGGGGAACTGGCTGCTCAATCCGGACCGGGAGACACGCCTCGAAGCGGGCGACGTAGTGCTGTTCCGCGGCCCCGAGGACGGCATCGCCGAGGTGTATCAGGACGCGAGCGGCGACGTGTACGAACCGCCAGAGCCACCCGAGGGCGGCGTCCGCGACCTCGAACGTGCCGTCGACTCTATCGTCCTGATGAAAGACATGGGCGAGCTGGCCGTCGATCTGGCCTACGGCGCGGTGCTGTTCGACAGCACGGAAGTCGCCGAAGAAGTCGTCGAACTCGAAGCCGAGGTCGACGCGCTGCAGTCCCGGTTCGAGGCATGGACGCTCCGGGCCGCCGCCGACATCGACGACCCGGTGTCGCTTCGGGGCCTCGTCCATCTGGCCCGGTCGACAGAAGTCATCTCTGACGCTGCGCTGGAGATGAGCGAGGGCGTCCTGCGGGGCCTGTCGACGCATCCGGTCGTCGCCGAGGCCGTTCAGGAGTCAGACGAAGTCATTGTTCGAACCACCGTATATCCCGACAGCGACCTCGCGGGGACGACCATCGGCGACGCAGAAGTCAAGACGGCGACGGGTATGCGGATCATCGCGATACGGCGTGGGGCCGGGGAGAGCGAGCGGACCGGCCGCGAGGGCGGCGACTGGGTCGTTTCGCCGGGCCCGGAAACACAGATTCAGACAGGCGACGTACTCATCGCGAAGGGGACTCGAACCGGCGGCGGTCGACTGACAGAACTGGCCGAAGGGTAG